CTTAATTAAACCTGTGgggaaatccccccccccccaaaactccATGAGTCATCAGCACTGTAACATATCAAGGGTTTTACGTAGCTCCATGAAGCTACATAAAAAAcgctttaaaatatattaaataaatgtacataaatGAATTGAAACTCTGGCGAGCGTCTTTCAGCTTGGCCCCAAAGCAGACTCGACTTTTCAGTTTCTGGCACACATTCCGCCTTTCTCTCCAAATGTTATTTCTGACTGTAAGATAGTGGCCATGAATCGGCCAACACCAGCTAACAGGAACACAGCTTTAGATGAATTAGACGCCACTCGGAGATGATGCACTGACATACCCATTAGTCTCACGGGGAAATCACGAACACATTCACATCATGTCGCCGGATCAAAAGGAACAGtcttacagaaaacaaaagttTCTCTCTGCGTAGAACGAAAACTGGTGCACTTTAAATTGTTGACATTTAAGGGTCCGCTTCTCTCAAAGATAAATACAATTATTCTTCCTTTAAGTAGTGTAGCGTAAACCATTCCTTTTACACaaacatataatatatacagtacatggatATCTATCTCACATATTGGAACAGTAAGGagagttcatttcatttatCAAAACAACAATTTGATCTGATCACACAGACCTTCAGGGTACAagtaataattttttattttggcACTAGGATCTCATCTGGGGGCGGGAGGATCCCCTAATTTGTGCCCGGtccccagtccccccccccccccccccctgcatacATACATGGGATGTATGGTTAGAAGATAGATAAACAGATGGGTGGATTTTTCTTGCCTTTTTTCATTATACAGACCTACTGTAGCACACCAGgctacaaacaaaaaaataaataaataaaaatctacACTACTTGAAAAGAGGTGCTATGGTCTGGAATTTGCTGAATGATATCTACAGAGAGAAGCGGAAATCCTACCACTATTTGCTTGGTCATGCATGAAAGGCCATAAGAAAATCTTTATCCCAACAAGATCTCCGATTACTACTAATGAACTTAATGTGATATTTGTGAGAGGTATAAGAAACTAGTCTGCGGGTGGAAATAAAAGCACAGAAACCAAGAATTCTTCTTAGAAATGATGACATCGTTGTAATTTTGAACACAGAATCACAAATAACGTCAATATTCATGTTCTCAGCTGGGAGCATCAATGCAGCCTTTGTTTGTGGCCTGACTACCCAAACACACCTCCCTATAGCATGCAGACAACAGAGGTACCCACAAGTCATCTCTTCTCATACAATATCTGTCCTTTTCATTCAGGTCTTTCTCAGTGACCTTGCTCAGCAGGCAGCCGTAAAATCCCGAATGTCAGTCATGCTCAAGCTTACCACAGGCATTTCACATGTGCAAGTGAGAAAATGTCAAACAGGGAAACACGCCCCCCACCATTTTAAAAGCAGAGTATTGTGACACAAGGAACCCTGGTTTTACTTAGAACTAATAGATTTTTCTTCTGTGTTACTTTGAATACGTGTAATGCAATATAACAACTGTGTAATGCAACAACTGTAACTCTTCTGGAACcaataaaacacttttttccCCACATCGCAGTAACACTGAAAACACCTTTAGCTCGGTATTCTCAAAAATGTACTAAACAATCAGTGAAGACACTACAATAATGGCCACTCATCAGGCTAGACAAGACATCAACAATTTTGCAACTATCATCCTTCACACCAGTAAATGCCCTGATGCTATTTATTCCATACCCCTACTTGTGGGGGGCACTATTTCCAATCAAATATACACAAATTATAAGGAAAAAAGCATTTatagtaaattttgtttgaataGTCACATTCACAGCTAAATACAGGTAGTAAATGTGAATGTTTACCCATAAGATAAATTAGTGGAATAAACCAAAACACACTGTGATTACAGCTCATAAAGCAATACAATTGTTTCATGATCTTATTGGATTAGTCAATAAAAGGTTGCTTACAAGAGCACTTCCCCTCAGACACAGTTAATCAACATAATTTGTACCAGTTTTCACATAAATGGTCCAGTTGCTTAACACACACTTTTAAAGCTAAAAGCTAACTAGTGATTTATAGTTACGTTTTGAAAACTGGGCAGGTAAGTGCATCTCAGAAAGTTACAACATCTAGGACTGTGTTTGATCAGAAGCTTCTTAATGCTTAAGGATTAAAAGCTAAAGCTCTGTCAAGTCATGTTAGTTTCACAAATGTTTTCGTGTTACCTCCTGTTGTCTAACACATGGGAGAAATTAAATATATTCCAAATTTGATAGCATATGCACTGTGTATCACACATGAGCATCAAAAGGCTACAGCCAGGAGTAAATTTGGTATACCCTGCCCTCTAGTGGAAATAACTGAAAATACAACAAAACTGGCAACAGTTTGACAACTGATGGAAAGTAGCTGCTTTCAAAAATGATTCCTGTCGCCAGAAAACTCCTTACAATATAAATACTCAGGTTACTTCGGTTATAATAGGGTTTTTCTGAATGTGTTTATTACTGTTTATACTTTAGAAATACTTAAATTCATTTACTTTTGCAAACTGTTGTGTAACACCagtgtaaattaataaaaataaaaccatctGAAGTCAAGCACCACAACTTCACATTTTCTAGTGGAGACATTAGCTTAAAAAACAGTAAGATTCACTTAAATTAatcaatcatttatttattctgaagGACTCTACTTAGAAACCAGCATGGATCAAAATGCTCAGACCACCTTCCATAAGAGGTTAGTAACCTGCCAGCATGTTTTTCCACTGGCTATTTATTGGTTTGACAAGATTTAAAATGTACTGCGACAGACCCTCGGGGCGGCTCACACTGTATACTGAATTAAAAAAGAAAGGCACAGTTTGGCTCTTTTGCACATTTCATGATGTTTTTGAAGCACAATTAGGACTATACTACTGGCATTTACGTTTAATTTGTGCTATTTATTCATAATTAATCTTAGTACATGACAAATGAACACACTGGCCCAGACCCCCAGTTAGGTCACAGTATTAGCATTTTGATCCGCCAACAAAGACGTCATTTAAAACTCATCAGGGGAGCTGCTTCTGAAAACCACAACTTTTTAACCTACAGATTGTATAAATCAGGAAAGGAAAATGCAAAGGTTGAAAAGTTTaggcaatccccccccccgattTCGCCAAACTGTACTGTTCGGATTAGCTGGAAACTCCACAGCCTTAAAATTAGCATAATACTGtcattactaaaaaaaaatacaaacccGATACTAGTGTTATAAAGTATTAGGTCCTACTGTATCAAATTCGTTAGCAGTGTATCACTGTATCATTCGTTAGCAGTAGCATTAAATGTCACCAGGTAATGTCCCCGATGGTTCATTGTTAATGATTTACACAAACAACTGGAGGGAAGGTAAATGAAAGCTGAGTCTTGGCTCTTCTAGCCCAGAGAAGCAGCCGCGATTAGCTGCCCCATCCCCTGGGTTAATATTTCACAGAGGGAAAGCCACCACAGTGACCCCAAAGCAGCAGACGAGGGAGGCCACCGAGACTCCTCCCCCTCCCGGGGTGAAGGACCAGCTTCATAGTTTGGACTTGGCCTGGAAGAAGCTCATGATGGCGTTCATGCACTCGTCCGACTGCCAGCGCTCCTCCAGCCGGGCCACCTCGCTGGCGTTCACCTGGTGCAGCCGCTCCTTGTCCACTTGTCGCACCAGCTGCCTGGACAGGGCcagggactgggggaggggatgGGAAGACAGCGCATGAGAGCAATGGGCACACACCCTTATATTACATACGCAAAGCTGATTGGACAGGGACAAACAGGCACACAATAGGGTATAAGATTAGTCATTAATTACATGATTATTCTTTCATATTACAGGGAAAATTGCCTAGTCAAAGTagcaaaaaaaaagtctaaacAATTGAAGGAATTAAGAAAATCACATTGTCCAATCCTTGCAAATGTGCATTtagtaaacagaaaaaaaactgactgaAAATAATTCGATAATTCACATGACTATACTGCTATTTCTATTGGATATATGgatgataatttttttcttaaatatcaGAATTTAGAGCTTTTAGAAGTATAGGACTTTTATATTGTAAGTACAATCTCACATGGTAACTTTCATCTGCATTTCATGTATGGAAAAACCAAGAATCATTATAAATAGGTGCCTATTAGAcgtgtgccccccctccccggggaCCCAGACAACCTGAGGTGCAATGAAGCCATTAAGCTGACTGCATGCGGTCATTTCCTCTGCACGCcgattttttatatttatggaTCCCATCACCCCATGAAAACAAATAAGGCGATTCAGGTTTACATGGCAGTCACACACGGAACCTCTGGAAGGCGTCGGCAGTAATTAGGCGCCACGTGACAAGCGCCTGCGAGCGGGGGGGGCTGACACCTACATTGCGGGGCAGCTTGCCGTACGCCCGTAGCCGGGCCCACACCTCTGCCTGGAAGGAGCCATCGGGGAACACCTCCGTCACCAGGCCCAGTCGGCACGCCTCTGTGGCTGTCAGCTTCTTGTTGAACAGCAGGACCTcgctggcctggggggggggaggaacgGGACGTCCCAttagatgggggaggggggggtaatGATACAGCGCCTACTCATAGCTGCACGCTCCGGCACACCGCAGACGGGCGATTGATGATGAGAAAAGACATGCAGCGTGCCGCGGAACTTCAAAGGGTCACGCATCGGGAATTCTCTGTTCCAGACGCAGCTCTGGAGCAATTATCTCATTAGCAGGCAGTGTGTTTCGGTTTGGCACTGGACTGAAAAATTACCACCACGCCCTTTATACTCAGATTCGCTCTCAGGCAAATAAGCACAAGACCTTTAAATTATATCCTCaagatatataataataaattatctCCTTTTCACTGTATAAGTAATGGATATCTAGACTCTATGAGAAACAAATCAGGCTTTGAATATGGGGTTGGTTTTACTATGAGCATGTCGTAACAGGGTTTCTCACGCCAGTGCTCAGGGACTCCcacacagttcacatttttgcttccgcccagctcccagccaatgaaTAACATcaggtacaggtgtgctggaggtgagcaaaaatgtgaactgtgtgGGGGGTCCCTGTTGCGATTTTCAACATGATATTTAACTGCCCGATGACACGACTTCCATCTACCCGTCATTTGCATCTGTAAAGATAAGCGGCAGGATCCTGATTGGAAGGCTAGCAGAGAGGGACTGGATTCCCTGATCTCACCTTGGCGGGTCCCATGAGTCTGGGGAAGGTGTAGGAGGAACACCCTTCTGGGCTCTGTCCCAGCTGGCTGAAAGGAGTGTGAAACGTCGCCTGCGCAAGATATGTGCACACGGTGAAACACAGAACCCTGCAGAAAGAGGCCTGTCCAACTCACCATCTAACCCCTGCCAGCCTGGAGACAAGCAGGGTTATACACCCCCTAGTGGTGCACAGGGGACACTGCAAACGAGAGTGAACAGCTCACTGACATCCCATAACTTTCCTGCTATTTTCCTGCTTGGAAATATctcttttttattgaaaacaactGCAGCCAGAGAGACAGATGTTAGTCATATGTAGCTGATCAGAGACTCACCTGTAAGCAGTATTTAGGGTCATGAATATTGCAACAATGACCACAAAGGgattaactattaatatatCAGCAGTGTGTTATACAAGGAATTTCCCTTCTATACCTTTTCatattattacatattaataTGATATCATATTTCATATTATTATATAAGTTAATGTCGAGTTGTCAAGCTGCTCTATAATTGAAACGGGCATCTCAGAGGAGAACTAACCCTTTCCGTGGCGTAGACGAGGTCAAAGAGACTTAGCACCGTGACGGAGACTCCGACAGCCGGGCCGTTCACCACAGCGACGAGAGGCTTGGGGAAGTCGATGAAGGCGCTGACGAACGCCCTACGGGGAAGAGGCAGCTCATCAACCAGGAACAACACGCAGGGGTAGCCAAGAAACAAAGAGCATGCAACTATGGCAGGGATGATGCAATCCTGCAGTCTGACGCAGAGGGCCTaagctggggtacatcctgggtgGGACACCTCTCATTCACACATGCAGCTTTGCAGACATAACATTTTAACCCTTCCTCATAcagtaagtcactttggataaaagtgtcagataaAGGAATTAAAAGTGAATGCAAATGTAATTTACACAACTGCACATGGGAATGTATATGGGTATAAATTAAAGGCATATTGTTGTAAACATGGGAGCGTGCATCAGGGGCATAGACAGCTAAACactaaacaaaaatacataaaaggtAGTTATCTTGCACTTGTTGCAACCCCATCCTATTGCCCTGCAGCCAGCAGGCTGAAAAAACCCCAGTAAACACTGGAAGTCTCCACTGGAAAAACTAGCCTTACTTGAGCAACTTGCCGGCATCCTTAGCCATTTGCTCGATTCCATCTTTGGGGATGTGTGTGAAGTTGTTCAGGTCGTTTCCACTGCAGTAATAGTCTCCAGTGCCTTTGTGTTCCATGACACAGTTAATAAAAGCAGTTAGATCAGGTGGTTAAATCACACCCACACAAACAAACTATTTATGATAGCGATTTTCAATCATTCTGCCTATTCTCTGTTATAATTGCGTATCCATTACTAGGTCACAGTGAGCTGGGAGCCTATCCTTGTATGCACAGGCTGCAAGTCTATGGGCCACTCAGTTGCAGGGAACATATATTTGTGAGTttcctaactgcatgtctctggactgttggaagaaacaaacaaaacctgTGCAATTTGGTGACGACATAGAAACTCCACGTTACAGAGCAGGGGCAAGATTTAACCCTCAATCCTGAATGCGTTGAAGGACAGTAACCACACCAACAAGCAATGGATTTTAACTGAAATGAGACAGATTCTAGTGGTACAACATATCAAATGGACACAGTGTTCCATGCAGGAATGATTAAAACAGCTGAACTGTAGAATTCAGCAGTACTTTCATTCCCTaatcaaacaaagcaacaaaaattacattaaaaatacaagGGTCACAAGAAACCCCTCATCTGTCCAGTCATTAAGACGCCATGGACAATAAGTCTACACGGTATTTCTTGACTTGTGTTATGTAAACGGGTACAGTTTCACTTTGAAAACAAATGTAGGAGAAACATTTGTAAGCAGAAAAGTATCAGCTATCCATGGACAGTGAAATCAAGTAGAGCTGATCCTGAACCCATACTTGAAGGATTCATAGAATGTTCATAAAATGTTTTGCAAAAATCTTGAGACTTCATATGATAGGTCCTACCTTCCTAATTTACCACAACTTTGCCAAAATTACCAAGAGGCTCAACTGACACTACCTAGAAGATGGTCAATTGTGACCCCTTTACCTGTGAAAACGGTTAGGACGGAGTCATCTTTGCCAGCAAGCTCTAGAGCCTTGATGATCTCATTGTACATCTGGTGGAAACAGAACCGAAGCACAACCAATGAGCATTAAAACCAGACCTCAACACACCTACATATAGCACATTCATTTCAGCTGGGAGGTAGCCGATGACTGACTTGATGAGTCAGTCAATAAAGTTGCTTTGTCTCTTTGTCTTCATTTCTGTACATTGAGTTGTAAGAAAACTTTTGTGAACTCATTGGATTTCTCTGAAAATGGGTAGGAATGGCCCCTAAACAGAGATCTTGTTTTTGCAGTGCAGAAATTTCCATTGTGGTAACCTGCCATGATActtatgggctgatatttggtCCACTAGAAACTCAATATGAATGGTAAATATTTGAATCAGCAGTTTTCGCAttaaactgaatctgaatttattagtttgaatctgaatttattAGTTGAATCTGAATTCAGTACGTAAATTCAATTTCTACATATTGAGACGCACAATCCAGGTCCTTGAGGAAAGTAATCGACTGCAGGTTCACAACAtaactcatttccacgtttacgacagttctgcaggtcggggtaaagTGGAGGCGTGCCGGGATGTCGCAAGCGCATTACCTTATAATATATAtgagaataagctttatatacACACAAGCGATAGCATAAACATTAACCGTAGGTCTGGTTAGTACTGCTAGTTTATGTTAATTTGTTAGACTAATGCAAAACTAACTGGGGATATGAATTTTACTTCTAGTTCATTTTAAGTTATGGCTCGCCTGTTCATCTCATCTGGCTTTCTACCAGTGTTTATGCTAAAtatctttttaaatattcatctcGCCGATATGAGGCTGAAGTCAGTATTAATTTCTAATATTTGAGTATGGATTATTATTTAGCACTTCATAATGCAcagagaatgtaatcattaggactCTATAACAAGCTGATGTAAACTGTGCAGAGTGACTTTGTAACCTTTGACACCCCGGCACACGCCTCCGctttaccccgacctgcagaactgtcgtaaacgtggaaatgagttgcgttgtgaaccTGCGGTCGATTACCTTTCCTCAAGGACTCGGATTGTGCGTCTTAATAATAGTCATGAATTCTTTCAAAAACTGCACTTAAATCATACACTGAATGTCAATGATTTTTTTAGCCTTCTTCAGCAAAAGTATTGATCAATTTCACCCTCATATTTCTCAGAGAATCCAGTAAATTAGGTATCAAAATAAGCACTGAAAAACAAAGCTTTTCAGAATACGGACAGCTGGTGACCAGATAATCTGTCAGGGAGCTAGGAcgggatttgtaaactaccattatagttaaaaggacctggatttcacttacacactgagttcttgctgtgtgccgATTGGTCAGTGTcatataatcatgcatgtgtcactaatgttaatgtgatgaatttttcaaggaaacaagccaatcaaagcacaagaagaactggaCTGTTTAGCCAAGTTCAGGAGCCATTCACTTTTAGagcagtttgtaaaacctgaagcagCTCAAAGTGACCtctctgacatggattatctggtcaccctactgaCAGCAAAATCCATCAATTAACGGCGTGTAAATGAAAGTGAGGTCCCCTTGTCCTAGAAGTTTACatactttatttttataatttagaTGAAGAGCTGATAACATTTTACATGCCATTTTTGCTCCTAATTCCAATATTTTcacaagacttttttttttacacatataCATGAAAGAAAGTCCAACGTGCATCTTCACACATCCAGCCATAGCTCTTCATAAGCCTTAACCTCATCGACTAAGTCGATGGTGGGAGTCAAGGAGCTCACCGTCAGCTGGTTTTAGGCCAAGTTGCCTACCTGCATGGTGATGGCGTTCTTCTTCTCGGGCCGGTTGAGGCGAATGGTGCTGATGTTGTCCTTGGTGGAGAAGACGATAGTCTGGAAAGCAGGGGCGCCCCCAGCAGCGGTCGGGGCCGCCTGGATGGGATTCTCAGAGGCTACCAGGCTGCTGATTAGGTCCACATACTGCTGCCTGGCCTCCTCCTGCAGATACAGAGACCCTGAAAATGCCTCCCCTCTTTTGTGCAGGATGGACAAGGCATCAAACACACCAGGACCCTGGACGGGGgggtcattttttattttttacagacacacactgttGTAGGAGAgtgtttgtatttaaattattaagttgtgctCCACCCCCCCATATCAAAAGTCTATTTATTGGGGGGATAAATTAAGTCAAATTTAATACTGGGGTATACATGTCTGTGCCTTCGTAAGAcattcataaaatattcataGGCTGCATGTAAGCATACCATAACATCCGAATGGACTTTAATATGCATTAATTACAAACAATACATGATGATAAACACTAATGTGAGGGAACTCTGAGGGTCTCATATATTGTATGAGCAGAGACACTGGTCATCAGTATTTTGATAATATCTGTAACAAAGTTCATCTCTAAACTTAGGAAACTCACCCACTCAGAACTCACTATTTGTTTAAAAGTCTGAACTCAAATAAAGTGAGAACAGTATGCTTCCTAGATAAACCCACTGACATACAAGCCCAGGGCCCAATGGCGGGCAACTTACCGGACGCAAGCTGCCGAGGGAGCTCCAGGCGTCCCACTTGGCCTTGTTGACAAAGTCCAACATGCCTGGCTTAGGCGTGTTACAGGGACCTTGAGTCGCCTGCAAGCCCAAAGCAGACCAAGAGACACAGAAGGGAAAGCAGAAGTGAGTAGTACACGCACAGTATAAACAGCGACTTCACTGCAAGTCAGGGCAGTACTATGCTTCACTGCAAGTCAAGTAGTACACGCACAGTATAAACAGCGACTTCACTGCAAGTCAGGGCAGTACTATGCTTCACTGCAAGTCAAGTAGTACACGCACAGTATAAACAGCGACTTCACTGCAAGGCAGGGCAGTACTATGCTTCACTGTAAGTCAAGTAGTACACGCACAGTATAAACAGCGACTTCACTGCAAGGCAGGGCAGTACTATGCTTCACTGTAAGTCAAGTAGTACATGCACAGTATAAACAGCGACTTCACTGCAAGTGAaggctatttattttttttatttttattttttacagggCCCCCTAGGGCTGATATATTTGCCCTATTTTATGCTTTAAGATTCAAAtctgttatttgcatttttttatacataaattactataggaaacattttaaagaaTGCTGCATTATAAATACTAGCACTACTTTAGCTTCGTTCTATTTCATTGCATTAAAAAAAGCACAGATCTCACAGACGGACCATAAATATTCCTAATCTGACTGAAACTTCAAAACACATGTGCCAAAGACAGCGATATCTCCATCCTTGTTCCTGAGCTGCACAATAGCCAATGGCAGGAGCATGAATGTGGGCCGACTGACTGACCTGCTTGAAGAGGGCGTAGATCTTCAGCTTGACCTGATTGCCAGGGTCAGTCTTCAGTGTGCCCAGCTGGCTCTTGGCCTGACTGAAATCCTCCGGCGTCGCTTCCATCACTGACCGACTTGTGTGTAACTGGAGTACAGGAGCCCGCCACACTTGTCCAACTCTGGAAACGTTAACAGACAAAACCAAACACAAAACTGAAACTGTAAATGTGTGTTTGCCAAATCAATTACAAATTGCCAATGGTCAGGGaaacaaaatatatttagaaaacataATGTCAAACACCAAGTGACTGAAGCctaatgaatttaaaaaaaaaaaaaaaaaagatcaactATAACAACAGTTAGGACTGTATTTTCTCATGCTATTAATCCTGATGTTTTAAGCTTCATAAGGGACAGCTCACAAGATGACTCAAGGTTAAGGTGAGGTTATTAATTTTACTAACATGACTTCAGTTTTCTGAACCAAATTATTTTAAACTAAAGAGCACCTGAAAGTCAAGGACATTACAACTGTGCCAATGTTACCGGCCATGATATAACAAGCCAATTCAGCCATGGaggaattattattgttatcattattactattattattaccacttataaattataattataaattattaatacTTACAAATAATTGCTATAAGTATACAGATCTAATCCAACTCACAAGTGCATGCAGTGTTGAATTACATTGGGAATGTATCCAAATCTGCATTTCTAGGAGgtataaaatattaatacaacaaaaaaatacCCCATGCAAAGGACGGCTAACTCACCACTAGCAGTTTAATTTGAGTCTTAAGTTACTTTAGGAGTTTAGGTGAACAAGAATGACATTCATGGAGAAAGAAAACGCTGTCAGTCACCAGTTTAGACATGCAACATACTTCTCGGATGCAAATTCAGCGTATTTCTAAAGGATTAACGGGCACGGCGAAAAATTCCGGTATTAAGCAAGAAAATTAACTGCATATCACCTGGCAGATCTGACGAAACGCCACGGAGCGAACAAGGAAAAAGCAATAGCCATCTCAACTGGGTCAAAAGTACGACGAGCTAGAGACTCCTGGATAAAGCAGTACTGCCTCTGACCGGTTCCCGGTCCCGCCCATTTCCCGCCTCAGCCGCTACCCGATTGGTAGATACAGTCATCAGCTCTTCTTCTACTCCCGGTCTCTTTGAAGGGAGTTTTGAAAGTTATATTGCCACCTATTGCCTGGCGGATGCTCACACAATCCCACTACATGGCATATTCGTATATTAACAATAACAAATCACTACTGTAACATCAGTTACTGGAGAAATTATGGACCTATAATTCATTTGGCTATTTAGTTATATTGTATATTACTAAATTAATAACGAACACTGGATtgtattaaattatattttcagATCCCAAAATACCTGTAACGTATCAGTACGTTGGTAGCCTGCCGCGAAGCTGCTAACTGATATCCATTTTAAAGACGTCCTTTTACAACCAAAGCAACATAGGTCAAAACAAATAATCCAAACGAATAATCCAAAAATGCCAACTCCCACGCATT
This window of the Paramormyrops kingsleyae isolate MSU_618 chromosome 1, PKINGS_0.4, whole genome shotgun sequence genome carries:
- the eci2 gene encoding enoyl-CoA delta isomerase 2 isoform X2, with protein sequence MEATPEDFSQAKSQLGTLKTDPGNQVKLKIYALFKQATQGPCNTPKPGMLDFVNKAKWDAWSSLGSLRPEEARQQYVDLISSLVASENPIQAAPTAAGGAPAFQTIVFSTKDNISTIRLNRPEKKNAITMQMYNEIIKALELAGKDDSVLTVFTGTGDYYCSGNDLNNFTHIPKDGIEQMAKDAGKLLKAFVSAFIDFPKPLVAVVNGPAVGVSVTVLSLFDLVYATERATFHTPFSQLGQSPEGCSSYTFPRLMGPAKASEVLLFNKKLTATEACRLGLVTEVFPDGSFQAEVWARLRAYGKLPRNSLALSRQLVRQVDKERLHQVNASEVARLEERWQSDECMNAIMSFFQAKSKL
- the eci2 gene encoding enoyl-CoA delta isomerase 2 isoform X1, encoding MAIAFSLFAPWRFVRSARVGQVWRAPVLQLHTSRSVMEATPEDFSQAKSQLGTLKTDPGNQVKLKIYALFKQATQGPCNTPKPGMLDFVNKAKWDAWSSLGSLRPEEARQQYVDLISSLVASENPIQAAPTAAGGAPAFQTIVFSTKDNISTIRLNRPEKKNAITMQMYNEIIKALELAGKDDSVLTVFTGTGDYYCSGNDLNNFTHIPKDGIEQMAKDAGKLLKAFVSAFIDFPKPLVAVVNGPAVGVSVTVLSLFDLVYATERATFHTPFSQLGQSPEGCSSYTFPRLMGPAKASEVLLFNKKLTATEACRLGLVTEVFPDGSFQAEVWARLRAYGKLPRNSLALSRQLVRQVDKERLHQVNASEVARLEERWQSDECMNAIMSFFQAKSKL